The genomic region CTGCAATTTTTGATGAGAAATCAGAAACATCAAATTTTTCAATAAATTTTACTCCACTTTTCCCTTTAAGTAAATTATTGAAATTTTCCTCTTTTGTTTTACCAAGGGATGTGAGAATACCTATCCCTGTTACAACAGCCCTTTTCATGTTTTTAATTTATTTTCAATATACTCAACTGCATCCTTAACTGTTCTTATCTTTTCTGCATCTTCATCCGGTATCTCAATACCAAATTTTTCTTCTATTTTCATTACAAGTTCCACAACATCAAGAGAATCTGCTCCCAGATCCTCCTGAAATCTTGCTTCCAATGTTACCTGCTCTGGTGTTACATTCAGTTCTTCCACAATTATATCCCTTAAAGTGTTAAAAACATCCATTAAATAACCTCCTTTTAACCAAAGGA from candidate division WOR-3 bacterium harbors:
- the acpP gene encoding acyl carrier protein, coding for MDVFNTLRDIIVEELNVTPEQVTLEARFQEDLGADSLDVVELVMKIEEKFGIEIPDEDAEKIRTVKDAVEYIENKLKT